The genome window CTGGTTAATCGATTTTAATGGTCGCCCGTTAATCAACAAAGGGATAAATCCCGGTTGATTTGAAGTTAACGCCACTAAATTATCCAGTCCTAAATCAATACTAGCTACAGAATTAGCGTTGCCAAGGGTGGACTCCGGTTCATCATAAATCACCTCCATTACATAGGAATCACATTTCGGAACCAGTCGAACTTGACAAATCTGGTTGGGATTGAGTTGGGTTTTCATTGAAAGTTCAGTGCCGGAAAGTTTAATGACTCCTTTCTTCAACTGTTTGCTGCTAATTGCTTGAATCGTGTAGACGAGAAGGTTTCGCCCTTTGACTTTATCTTTGTACTTTGGCAATTTTGGGCGACCCGTGAATCTTGAAGAGTCAGCTTTGTAAGCTTTAACGGCTTCAAAAAACGATTTCCAATTTTTATCTAGCACCATCAAGATTTGCTGACTAACTTTAGCAGGCAAAGCCTTGTATGCTTCATGAGACTTCATCAAGCGGTTCGTTTCGTTGTAATTAACATAGCCCCACCCATAAATAAAACTCTGACGAATGACGTAATTGGCGGCATTGTAGAGATTTTTGGACTTGAAAGCTAGTTCGTCTATTTGGGCGAAACGGTGTTCCGTCGATTTAATGATGTGCCTCTCTGTTAGCTGCATTTGAGACTTCCGTTCTTTGAGCTGTGCGTATTCCTTGTTCAAAACTCATAGCGATATGATACCATTATTGTTTATAATTGCTTATAAACTCAACGAAGATTTACAATACCGGGCAATAACAAAGCATATAAGGAACTCGCTTCAAAACAGAACAGCAATCTCCAACAAATTTACTAACTTTCACAGCAGCTATGCAAAGAAGAACCAGTTTTGAAAGTAAAGGTCTTCATTGTTCCGTCACCTTTTATACTCCGGATCAAATCGCATCTGGCGATCGCTTTCCTGCTATTGTCATGGCTCATGGAATTGGCTTGACCAAAGAGATGGGCTTGCCACAGTTAGCTGAGTTATTCGTTTCAGGGGCCGACAATCGCTCCCTGAATTTGCGATTCCTGGGATGACGAGCGTTGGTGAGGAAACTTGACAAGCAGCGGCCACAGAACTTCTGTTAAGCTTGCTAGGTTGGGGAGTAGTTTAATAAATCAACCCGATGAATTCATTAACTTTTTTGCAGAGCATCAAGCTGACAGCGACAAGACAGGAGACTCCTGCCGAATCGGAATCTCAATAGTAAACTCTGTTCCCCCGTCTGGTGCAGAAATACACCCCAAGCTTCCCCGGTGTTTTTCCACTACAATTTGCCAGCTAATTGACAACCCAATCCCTGTGCCCTTACCGGGGGGTTTTGTCGTAAAAAACGGGTTAAATACGTGGCGGCGAATCTCTTCCGAGATCCCTGGCCCATTGTCCACAATTCGGACAGCTACGCAATTGTTGCTTGTTACTTCTGTGCTAATCCGAATCACGCTAGGATTCGCTTTAATTTCTTCTAGCGATCTCTGCGTGTTCCACTCGTCAATAGCATCGATCGCATTTGCAAGTACATTCATAAATACCTGATTCATTTCTCCCCCATAACAGTCCACTTCGGGCAGGTTTGGGCAATAGTCCCGCACCACTTCAATCGAGGGGCGGTCTGAGTTAAATTTTAGCCTGCTCTGTAAAATCATCAGCGTGCTGTCCATCCCTTCGTGAAGGTTGACCGATCTCATTTCATATCCTTCTTGCCGTGCGAAGAGGCGCAAAGATAAAACGATTTCGCGGATGCGATCGGCTCCTAAGTACATCGACTTGAACATTTTAGGCAAGTCGTCTTTGAGATAATCTAGCTCGCTGGCGGCGATTTCTGCTTGTATATCTGGAGCCGGATTAGGATAGTGCTTTTCGTAGAGGTCAAGGATAGCGACCAAAGTTTTTGAATATTCTAGAGCATAGGAAAGATTTCCATAAATAAAATTAATTGGATTATTGATTTCATGAGCTACGCCAGCCACGAGTTGGCCTAGCCCGGACATTTTTTCGCTCTGAATTAGCTGGCTTTGCACCTGCTTGAGTTCGTGCAGGGAATTTTCGAGCTGTAGGGCTTTTTGCCGCTCTCGCGCTTCCGAAGCTTGCAAAGCTGCTTCTGCAAGCTTGCGTTCAGCAGCCTCCTGCTTGAGGCGTTCATTCGTTTGGGAAAGTGCAGCGGTGCGCTGTTCTACTCGCATCTCTAGCTGTTGTGCCAAAACTTGTAAGTCGGCTTGCGCTCGCTCGCGCTCGACAATTTGCGCCTGAAGCTTTTTAGTTAGATTTCGCAGATTCAGGTGCGTGATAGCCCGAGCTAAAACTTCTTCCTGTTGCAGGGGCTTAGTGATATAATCAACTCCCCCCACATTAAAGCCTTTGACTTTGCTTTCTGTATCGTCCAGCGCTGTCATAAAAATGACTGGGATATCTTTAGTTAAGTCATTTGCTTTGAGATTTTGACAGGTTTTAAATCCGTCCATTTCTGGCATCAGAACATCCAACAAAATTAAATCCGGCTGGCAATATTGCACTTTTTTGAGAGCGCTAGACCCACTGCGAGCCACCCAAACAGTGAAGCCTGATGCGGTCAAAAAATCCAATACTGAACCCAGATTAGTGGGCGTATCATCCACAATTAAAATGGTTCCTCTGTCTAAAGATTCGCTAGTCATTTTTATTCCTCATCTAAACTGTTGAACAAATTCTACTAATTTGTCTTCTTCAAAGTTTCTGGTTAATTCAAGCAACTGATTGGCAAAAGGTGCATAACGCATATCTATGGCCTTCAGCTTGCTGGCTCGCTGCTCAATACTGAGGAGTTCACCTTTCATGGCTAAATCGAACAGGACTGCAACTTCTTCCGAAGGGGGAGCAATCAGTTGCTGGTCTTGGATTTGGGAAGGGGGATCTGTGAAGATACCTTCTGAACTGAAAGTTGTCCGCTCCTCATAAATCCATTCTAAACCTAAATGGTGGCCCAAGCATTCTAATAACTTTTCTGCCCGAATTGGTTTGAGGAGAAAAGCGTTGCAGCCAGCCTGGAAAATGCTTTGGGGATCGCCGGATAAAATGCTAGCAGAAGTTGCGATCGCGATTACATCCTTCAATGCAGGGATTTTTCTGATCCGCCTCACCGCTTCAAAGCCGTCCATGACTGGCATTACTAAGTCAATTACAATACAGTCCGGTTGAAATAACAGCGCTTTATTCACGCAGTCTTGACCGTCCGTTGCCTCCATTAATTCAAACCCAATGGGAGCTAAAAGATTAACGAGGACAGAGCGATTTTGCCAGCGATCGTCCACTACTAAAATTTTCCGCCGATTGCCTGAGAAACTCCTAATAATTTTTTCAGGTTCTTTGTGATTCCCTTCCCAGCTTTCGGTAATAGGCAACTCTAGCTCAAACCAGAAAATACTGCCTTTACCTAAAGAGCTTTGTACTTTCAGTTCGCCGCCCATCATCTCCACTAATTGGCGACTAATTGGCAGCCCTAATCCTGTCCCCTCTATCTGGCTAACTGAACCGCTGACTTGCTCGAAGGGCAAAAATATTTTTGAGAGTTCGTCCGGCCCGATGCCAATGCCTGTATCTTCTACTTGGAAAATAAATTTCGCTGTTGGGGATGGGGGATTGGCGATTGGTGACGACAAAGATTGCTGAGTCTCCAGTCTGTCTACTTTAAAACTAACGCCTCCTTTTTCAGTAAATTTTATCGCATTACCGAGTAAGTTGATGAGAATTTGCCGCAATCTTTTTTCATCGGCTTGGACGCAAGTGGGAAGTGGAATTAGCGGTTCGTAAATCAAAGAGATTCCCTTCTGTTGGGCGCGAATCTGACAGATTTCAGTAATGCCTTGGAGAAAGTCTGACAGGTGAAACTCGGTGAGGTAGAGTTCCATTTTTCCGGCTTCGATTTTGGAGAGGTCTAGAACGTCATTGATCAGAGTTAGGAGGTGTTCGCCACACTGATGAATGATGTTAATACCAGAATTTTGCTGACTGGTTAAACCTGTGTCTCGTTTGAGGATTTGGGTATAACCTAAAATGCCGTTGAGCGGCGTGCGGAGTTCGTGGCTCATGTTGGCGAGAAATTGGCTCTTGGCGCGGTTGGCGGCTTCGGCCGCTTGCTCGGCTCGCTGTCTCTCTTGAATTTCTACTTCTAGGCGCGTATTTTTGGCTTTTAATTCCTCGGTTCGCTCTTCTACTTTGACTTCTAAAGTATGATAGAGGTTGGCATTCTCTAAGGCGATCGCAGCTTGTCCCGATAGCATCCGCAACACTTCTACCCGCTTCGGCGTGAAAGCGCCAGCAATCAAGTTGTTTTCTAGGTACAGGATGGCACATAACTTACCTTGAGATAGGATAGGCGCACACAAAATTGATTTTGGCTGGTGTTGGGTAATGTAGGGGTCGGCGTTAAAGATTTCCTCGATGCCCGAATCATTTAAAACGACATTTTTCTGAGTTCTGGTGACGTAATTAAGTACCGAGATAGGCACTTGCCCAGAAGTTGATACTGGTAAAGATTCTAGCACTCGGACTCGATCTTTAGTCCCCGCCGCTTCTATAACAAGTTGACCCTCTTTTGAGAAAATCAGCGCTCCTGTTTCAGCACCTGCATTTTCTATCAAAATTTTCATTAACTTGATGAGCAAGTTAGGTAGAACAATTTCGCTAGAAATGGCACTAGAGGCTTTCATTACAGTTGCCAAGTCTAGCAACTCTGTTTGACCGCCTGTAAGGGTCAAAGGAGCAATTGTCATCGTAGGGTTGAAAGCGGTTTCGGTGACTGCAGAGGCTCGCGCTATTAATTGCGGGTATTTTTCTTCTAGATATTTAACTTTAGCTAAAGCTCCCCAGCGCATATAGGCATAATAAGCATCGGTCATGTAGGTTCGGGCAATCTTTTCTTTACCCCAGGACAAATAGAATTTAGCAGCGAGTTCGTGAGCTAGTGCTTCTTCGTTGATGTACTCGTTTTCTTTAGCAAGAGCGATCGCTTTGTCGTACATCTCGATCGCTTCTACTTTTTCGCCTAAAACACGATGCTTTTCTGCCTCTACTAAATAGAATTTATGCAGGTGATTCATTGGGGCATGATGGGCCCATTTTTGCATTTTTTCTTGATTAGCTTGTACTCGGTTAAGAATGTCCTGTTGGTCTGACTGCGAAGTTTCAGCATACACAGCTAGCCGTACTAGAGAATCGTATAAATAGAATATAACAACTGTTAGCTGCCCTGTAGATGCTCCGAAAGAACTTTCTACTTGAGGGATATTTTTTAAGGCTTCCTGGTAATTTTCAAACACGTAACAAAGCGCAAGTTTGTGCAAGTATAAGTAATGAAGTGCCAGTTGGTTGTTGGTTTGCTGGTGTAGCGGCAGCATTTTTTTTTCGTCGTATACTTCACCCATTAACTGACATAAATTTGGGCTGTTTCCCATCATGTTTAAGACGGATTGCCAACAAATATTTGTATTATTAAGCGCTGTTTCTTGGCTAATTTTATGAATGGCATCTGTATAACTTGCTATCTCTCGTTCGAGTTGCATTAGTTGCTTGCCGACAAAAAAGGAGTAATGACTCCACACCATGACGGCATAGCCAGCATATTCTAAGTCTCCAGTTTCCAGCCCGCTAGAGAAAGCTGACAGGAAAGGTTCTAAGGTATTCCGGACGTGTTCTTTCCAATGTTGAACCGCAGCATACACCAAGTGGCAAGTCTTCACTTCGATTTCTTTGGCATTTAACTTTGAGACTAAACGTAAAGCTAATTGGCCGAACTCATAGCCCCCCTCAATATCTCCTACCGCCCCGCAAAGAAGAAGACTGTATACCGCATATGCAAAGGGAGACACAGAAGCATTGCCGTATTGAACCGATAAATCGATTTGTTTGCACACTGTTAAAGGCACCAGTGCGGGCATCCCAGAATAGCAAGCAGAAAATATACTTGACAAAATCCCGATCGCTGCTAATTTATAAGGATCGGTCATTTCAGGGAGCTCGATTAAGTCCTCAATTCGGGTGCCGCTCAAAATAGTCGCAGTTTCCCCCAGCGCCTGCCCAATATCAGATGGGTTTGGCGAGTCGGGAAACTCTACCTCCAACTGCTTTAAGACTTGCAGCCCCGTATTCAATGCTTCCAGCAGCTTGTTCTGCGCCATATAAGCTTGAATCTGGACTTTGTACACTTTTACTATGTCCAATAGCGTTTTGGCGCAGTTTTGTACTATCTCAACGAATCTCTGCATTCCGTCAAAATCACCACTCAAATATGCTGACTCTGCTGCTTCCTCATGCAGCGTTAATGTCAGTTCATACCGATTCTCCCAACTATCTACCGCTAGCAGAGATAAACCCACTTGCAAATATTTGACTGCGGAATCGTGGGCTGTAGCAGCTTTCGCTTTCTGACCGGCAATCAGATTCAATTGGGCTAGTTCATATTTTTGGGATTCAGCGGTAAGTAAGTCAGTACCATAATTGAGCTGGTTAACTAAAGCGAAAATATTTTCTTTTCGGTCTTCGGGCGTTGTACTTTGCAGCAGCAGTTGACCAATTTTTAAGTGGGTCTCTTTTTTACGATCGTCTGGAATCAAAGAATAGGCAGCTTGCTGCACTCTGTCATGTAAAAACTTGTAGTCAACCTTCACATCAGTTAAGGTAAAACCGCCCGATTCTTCCTGACTAAATACGAGAGGAATTTTGTATTCATTGCTCAAAGGTAAAATCAACCCAGCTTGAAGTGCTGCCCACAATTGCGCTGCCGTAACTAAGGATGATTCCTGATTGACAATCGCCAAAACTTCTAAGTTAAAAGTGTTGCCAATACAAGCAGCAAATTTTAATACTTTTTGTGTATCTTCGGGCAATTTGCGTATGTTTCTAGCAATCAGTTCGACAACATTGTAATCGGTGATGCCGATCGCTTGAATTTGCTCGATATTCCATTGCCAACCCCCCTTTGTCCCCCCTTGGTAAGGGGGGATTAG of Oscillatoria nigro-viridis PCC 7112 contains these proteins:
- a CDS encoding hybrid sensor histidine kinase/response regulator; this translates as MTSESLDRGTILIVDDTPTNLGSVLDFLTASGFTVWVARSGSSALKKVQYCQPDLILLDVLMPEMDGFKTCQNLKANDLTKDIPVIFMTALDDTESKVKGFNVGGVDYITKPLQQEEVLARAITHLNLRNLTKKLQAQIVERERAQADLQVLAQQLEMRVEQRTAALSQTNERLKQEAAERKLAEAALQASEARERQKALQLENSLHELKQVQSQLIQSEKMSGLGQLVAGVAHEINNPINFIYGNLSYALEYSKTLVAILDLYEKHYPNPAPDIQAEIAASELDYLKDDLPKMFKSMYLGADRIREIVLSLRLFARQEGYEMRSVNLHEGMDSTLMILQSRLKFNSDRPSIEVVRDYCPNLPEVDCYGGEMNQVFMNVLANAIDAIDEWNTQRSLEEIKANPSVIRISTEVTSNNCVAVRIVDNGPGISEEIRRHVFNPFFTTKPPGKGTGIGLSISWQIVVEKHRGSLGCISAPDGGTEFTIEIPIRQESPVLSLSA
- a CDS encoding hybrid sensor histidine kinase/response regulator — protein: MTINLAGYQFVETLHSGIRTSVDRVRRISDFSSAIVKTLKAEYPTLSDITRLRHEYQILHSLNAEAIVKAISLESYKNGLALILEDSGSESLNDWMKGKKLTIIQVLSLGLQLVSALAEIHKHNIIHKDVKPQNIIINPATEKVKIIDFSIASRLERENSTISHPDLLEGTLAYMSPEQTGRMNRSIDYRTDFYSLGVTFYEMLTGELPFNSTDPLELVHSHIAKTPIPPHQLNPEIPPQISAIAMKLLAKNAEDRYQSTEGLKFDLETCSIELQASGYISNFVVGSADKAGQLNIPQKLYGRDSEVAALLETFDRVASGTTELMLVSGYSGIGKTVLVNEVHKPIVRQRGYFIAGKFDQFKRNIPYASLIQAFQSLTQQLLTEGEVEIQTWKEKLLSALGDNGQVIIDVIPEVELIIGKQPPVPDLGATEAQNRFSRVFKQFIGVFTTVDHPLVIFLDDLQWADSASLKLIELLITDSDSKYLLLIGAYRDNEVFPTHPTIQTIDKIRQTGATVNNIVLQPLHLVHVEELIADTLNESGGSESLSVKTRNFASLLFNKTQGNPFFLSQLLKTLYQEDLLTYNFTPLIPPYQGGTKGGWQWNIEQIQAIGITDYNVVELIARNIRKLPEDTQKVLKFAACIGNTFNLEVLAIVNQESSLVTAAQLWAALQAGLILPLSNEYKIPLVFSQEESGGFTLTDVKVDYKFLHDRVQQAAYSLIPDDRKKETHLKIGQLLLQSTTPEDRKENIFALVNQLNYGTDLLTAESQKYELAQLNLIAGQKAKAATAHDSAVKYLQVGLSLLAVDSWENRYELTLTLHEEAAESAYLSGDFDGMQRFVEIVQNCAKTLLDIVKVYKVQIQAYMAQNKLLEALNTGLQVLKQLEVEFPDSPNPSDIGQALGETATILSGTRIEDLIELPEMTDPYKLAAIGILSSIFSACYSGMPALVPLTVCKQIDLSVQYGNASVSPFAYAVYSLLLCGAVGDIEGGYEFGQLALRLVSKLNAKEIEVKTCHLVYAAVQHWKEHVRNTLEPFLSAFSSGLETGDLEYAGYAVMVWSHYSFFVGKQLMQLEREIASYTDAIHKISQETALNNTNICWQSVLNMMGNSPNLCQLMGEVYDEKKMLPLHQQTNNQLALHYLYLHKLALCYVFENYQEALKNIPQVESSFGASTGQLTVVIFYLYDSLVRLAVYAETSQSDQQDILNRVQANQEKMQKWAHHAPMNHLHKFYLVEAEKHRVLGEKVEAIEMYDKAIALAKENEYINEEALAHELAAKFYLSWGKEKIARTYMTDAYYAYMRWGALAKVKYLEEKYPQLIARASAVTETAFNPTMTIAPLTLTGGQTELLDLATVMKASSAISSEIVLPNLLIKLMKILIENAGAETGALIFSKEGQLVIEAAGTKDRVRVLESLPVSTSGQVPISVLNYVTRTQKNVVLNDSGIEEIFNADPYITQHQPKSILCAPILSQGKLCAILYLENNLIAGAFTPKRVEVLRMLSGQAAIALENANLYHTLEVKVEERTEELKAKNTRLEVEIQERQRAEQAAEAANRAKSQFLANMSHELRTPLNGILGYTQILKRDTGLTSQQNSGINIIHQCGEHLLTLINDVLDLSKIEAGKMELYLTEFHLSDFLQGITEICQIRAQQKGISLIYEPLIPLPTCVQADEKRLRQILINLLGNAIKFTEKGGVSFKVDRLETQQSLSSPIANPPSPTAKFIFQVEDTGIGIGPDELSKIFLPFEQVSGSVSQIEGTGLGLPISRQLVEMMGGELKVQSSLGKGSIFWFELELPITESWEGNHKEPEKIIRSFSGNRRKILVVDDRWQNRSVLVNLLAPIGFELMEATDGQDCVNKALLFQPDCIVIDLVMPVMDGFEAVRRIRKIPALKDVIAIATSASILSGDPQSIFQAGCNAFLLKPIRAEKLLECLGHHLGLEWIYEERTTFSSEGIFTDPPSQIQDQQLIAPPSEEVAVLFDLAMKGELLSIEQRASKLKAIDMRYAPFANQLLELTRNFEEDKLVEFVQQFR
- a CDS encoding RNA-guided endonuclease InsQ/TnpB family protein, whose protein sequence is MQLTERHIIKSTEHRFAQIDELAFKSKNLYNAANYVIRQSFIYGWGYVNYNETNRLMKSHEAYKALPAKVSQQILMVLDKNWKSFFEAVKAYKADSSRFTGRPKLPKYKDKVKGRNLLVYTIQAISSKQLKKGVIKLSGTELSMKTQLNPNQICQVRLVPKCDSYVMEVIYDEPESTLGNANSVASIDLGLDNLVALTSNQPGFIPLLINGRPLKSINQFYNKRKSRLQSQLKGNRKTSPRIQRLTRCRNQKVDNYLHHASRVIVDHLVANKIGTLVIGQNAQWKTDINLGKQTNQNFVSIPHSRLIEMLEYKARLVGITVIVQEESYTSRSSFLGLDPIPVYGKTAKEPMFTGKRIKRGLYKTSTGQLINCDINASYNILRKAIPNAFSDGIESCVVGPMRVNPLKVKAKGEGLEASHAYK